The following are encoded in a window of Plectropomus leopardus isolate mb chromosome 23, YSFRI_Pleo_2.0, whole genome shotgun sequence genomic DNA:
- the capgb gene encoding capping protein (actin filament), gelsolin-like b: MLPFKAVDGQFSPEVREPGLRVFRVEKMKAVLLDPSEVGAFYNGDSYLVLENRGDEGTDLHMWIGEKSSRDEQVACAMLATTLDNFLGGDPIQHRQVQGYESPEFMALFPRGVSYKDGGVESGFRKPQGSGPVQRLYQVKGKRNIRAKEVELSWSSFNKGDCFILDLGEIIVSWIGSQANIFEKQKVREIATLIRDTDRHGKARIMDCNEGEEPEEMLKVLGQMPQLAESTEEDSKADVSNSASLYKVSDATGSMTMTKVSEKSPFAKDLLVRDDCFILDNGANGKIFVWKGNGANADEKQVALQMADNFIEQMSYPRMKTQVEILPQGKETIIFKQFFKNWN, from the exons ATGCTCCCCTTCAAGGCAGTGGACGGTCAGTTCAGTCCAGAGGTCCGGGAGCCGGGCCTCCGAGTGTTTAGGGTGGAGAAGATGAAGGCGGTGCTGCTGGATCCCTCCGAGGTGGGAGCCTTTTACAACGGGGACTCCTATCTGGTGCTGGAGAACCGTGGTGATGAGGGAACCGACCTCCACATGTGGATAG gtgAGAAGTCGTCTCGAGATGAGCAGGTGGCGTGCGCCATGCTGGCCACCACACTAGACAACTTTCTTGGCGGTGACCCCATTCAGCACAGGCAGGTCCAAGGCTACGAGTCCCCGGAGTTCATGGCTCTCTTCCCCAGAGGAGTCAGCTACAAG GATGGTGGTGTGGAGTCGGGCTTCAGGAAGCCTCAGGGCTCCGGGCCGGTGCAAAGGTTGTACCAGGTAAAAGGGAAGCGCAACATCCGTGCCAAGGAGGTGGAGCTGTCCTGGAGCAGCTTCAATAAAGGAGACTGCTTCATCCTCGACCTTGGAGAG ATCATTGTGTCGTGGATCGGGTCGCAGGCAAACATCTTTGAGAAGCAGAAAGTGCGCGAAATTGCCACCCTGATTcgtgacacagacagacacggTAAAGCCCGAATTATGGACTGCAACGAGGGTGAAGAGCCAGAGGAGATGCTCAAG GTCTTGGGACAGATGCCTCAGCTGGCAGAGAGCACAGAAGAGGACAGCAAAGCAGACGTATCTAACTCTGCCTCCCTCTACAAG GTGTCTGATGCGACAGGTTCCATGACAATGACCAAAGTGTCGGAGAAGAGCCCGTTTGCCAAGGATCTGCTGGTTCGTGACGACTGCTTCATTCTGGACAATGGCGCCAACGGAAAGATCTTCGTCTGGAAAG GTAATGGAGCAAATGCTGATGAGAAGCAGGTGGCCCTACAGATGGCAGATAACTTCATCGAACAAATGAGCTACCCCAGGATGAAGACACAG GTGGAGATACTGCCACAAGGGAAGGAGACCATCATCTTCAAGCAGTTCTTCAAGAACTGGAACTAA